CGGTCCCCGTTCGAACCGACGACCTGTGCGGAGAGAATTCGAGCAATTACTTCTGTAGAACAGTGCCGGCGGTAGCCCGCGGTCAGATCTCGTCGATCCGCCGATAGTCGTCGTCGAGCGCCTGGGCGTCCTCGGGGAGCAGCGCGACGACGAGGAACCCCGCCTGCGACCGGAAGTGATCGACGAGTCGGGCGATCCGATCCGCGTCGATCGCCTCGAGGGAGTCGAGCAGCATGAACGGACAGGTCTCGTACACCTCGTGGACCAGGTAGCCCGCCAGCGCGAACACCAGTCCGGTCACCTCGCGCTCGGACTCGCTCAGGTGCTCGACCGTGTCCTCGTAGGCGGTTCCGGACTCGGTCGTTCGGACGACGTGTAGCTCGAACCCGGTCGACTCGACCGTCCGCCGTCCCTCGCGAACGGTCCGTTCGGTGCGTTCGAGCCAGATGCGGTCGAGGTTCGCGTACTCGAGCAGGTCGAGCACCGTCGCCATGTGCTCGTTGAACTGCTCGACCGCGCGCGTCTCGAGGGTCTCGATCCGCGTGCGGAGGTCGGTCAGCTCCTCGCTGACCGAGTCGCGCTCGCGTTCGAGGCGGTCGCGGTCGTCGAGGCGGGATTCGAGCGTCTCGATGCGGTCGGTCGTCTCCGCCAGGTCGGACTCCAGTTGCCCGATCTCGAACTCCAGTTCGTTCGCCTCGCGGTGGAGGTCGAGGACGGTCGAGTAGTCCTCGTTCTCCCGTTTCTCGACGGCCGCTTCGAGGTCCTCGATGCGCGCCTCCTGTTCCTCGCGGCGTTCCGCCAGCGTCTCGAGGCGGTCGCGCCGCCGGTCGAGTTCGTCCTCGATGCGGTTCAGGCGCGTCTCGAGGCGGTCGCGGCGACCGCGGCGCGCCTCCAGCCCGTCGAGTTCCTCCTTGACCTCCCGCAGTTCGCTCCGGACCGCGTTGCGCTCGTTCAGCCGCTCCTTGCGGAGCGACTGCAGGCGGTCGACGGTCGTCTCGACCTGGTCGACGTCGACTTCCGTCCCGCAGGTCCAGCACACCGTCGTGTCGCCGTCGAGCAACCGGTCGGTCACGGCCCCCTCGTCGTCCGCGAGCGCCTCCGTGACGTCCGTCGCGGTCCCCTCGATCATCTCGCGGTTGAACTGGATGATGCTCTGGAGTTCGTTGATGGTCCCCTCGAGCGAGCGCTGGCGCGCCCTGAGCTGTTCCTGCCGGCTCTCGAGTTCGTCCGTCCCGTCGAGTTCGTCCGGGAGGTCCGCGAGTTCCGCCTCGAGTTCGTCGCGCTCCGCCTCGAGCGCGTCGATGCTCTCCCGCTCCGAGTCGCTGTCGAACCTGACGGTCTCGAGGGCGGACCGCGCCTCGCTGAGCTCTCCGAGGGTCTCCTCGAGCGCCGACTGCTCCTCGCGGGACTGCGTGATGTCGGCGTCCGCGGCCTCGATCTCCGCCTCCTTCTCCGCGAGCGCGTCGCGCTTCGCCTCGATGCGGCGTTTTAGCTCCTCGCGCTCCACCTCGCGGTCTCCGAGTTCGTCCTCGAGCGACTCGATGGCGTCGAGTTCCTCGTCGATGCGGCGTTTCTCCGCTTCGAGCCGGCCGATCTCCGCCTCGATCTCCTCGGTGTCGACCGGCCGCATGATGAGGTCGTGGAGGTCGTCCCCGCGGGCGACGGTGCGGCGCGCCTCGTTGGATTCGAGCAGGAACGCGAACAGCTCCGCGGTCGTCGGGTCGTCGAGGTACGCCTCCCCGTCGAACGCGACTGCGGACCCCTCGCGCCGGAGCGTCCGGCGGTACGTCTCGCCGCCGACCGTCAGCTCGACCATCCCCTCGTCCGCGTCGCCCTTGAGCGAGACGTCGTCGCTCCCCAGCCCCGCCATGAGCGCCTGCAGGAGCGACGTTCGGTTCGTCGCGTTCCGCCCGCGGAGTACCGTCACGCCCGGATAGAACGTCACGTCCGTCTCGGTGATCCCACCGACGTTACGGACGTCGACCGTCACCTCCTCGGCGACGGCCTGTGGCGAGTTCATACGCGTGGGAACGGGTGCCGCAGGTATATCCCTTTTCGAACGATTCGACGGCCTCCCCGGGGCGGACGGGGCGATCGCCGTCCGCCGTCGGGCCCCTCCCTCTCCCGAGACGGAGTGTCCCGCCCGCCGAACGGGGCGACACGTATTACCACGCGTCGCTTCCGCTCGGGTACCGACATGAGCGAGCAAGCGTCCGCGCCGGGGGAATCACGGGAACGACGGGAGCGCTCGTCCCGCCCCGCCGAGACGGGGCCGCAGCAGCAGGAACGGCGGCTCGCGGAGAAGGCGGCGCGCCGTCGGTCCCGGGAGGGGGGAGAGCGCGCCCGAGCGAGCGAGGAGGGGACGGTCCACCTCAAGGTGTTCCGGTACGACCCCGAGGTCGAAGGGAAGCGAGAGCCCCGCTTCGATCACTTTCACGTCCCCGAGAGGAAGGGACTCACGGTGCTCGACGCGCTCATCTACGCGCGCGACCGGTTCGACCCCAGCCTGACCGTTCGCCACTCCTGTCGACAGGCGGTGTGCGGGAGCGACGCGGTCTTCGTAAACGGGCGTCAGCGTCTCGCCTGTCGGACGCAGATCGCCGACCTCGAGGAGCCGATCGTGGTCGAACCCCTCCCCCACCAGGAGGTCCTGAAGGACCTCGTCGTCGAGATGGGACACTTCTACGATCAGATGGACGCGGTCGAGCCGTTCTTCCAGCCCGACTCGCTCCCGAGCGACCCCCTGGAGGAACAGCGACAGTCGCGCGAGAACCGCGAGGCGATCAGGGCGGCCACGCGCTGCATCTGGTGCGCCGCGTGTACCTCCTCGTGTAACATCTACGCCGGCGACGACCGGTTTCTCGGTCCCGCCCCGATCAACATGGGGTACCGGTTCTACATGGACGAACGCGAGGGGAGCGACGCGCGGCGCAGGCGGCTTGCCATCCTGGACGAACCGCACGGAGTGTGGCGGTGTCAGACGCAGTTCTCCTGCACGGAGGTCTGCCCGAAGGACATCCCGCTCACGAAGCACATCCAGGAGATGAAGCGCGAGGCGGTGAAGAACGATCTCAAGTTCTGGTAGTCGAAGCGGTTCGGTCGGCTCTCCCCGTCGCCCGCTGCTCACGACCGACGGTCGCACCCGCCGGCCCGCAGCAGGTCGCTCGCCTCGTACCGCGTCCCGCAGTCCTCGCAGACGACCTGGACGGCGACGAACACGGAGAACGAGTCGATCCCGAGGCGGTCCGTTCGGCTGAGCCGGTCGACGGTCTCCTCGGTCGCCGCGACCGTCCGGTTGCGGAGCCGTTCGAGGCGGTCGCGGTCCTTCCGCAGTCGCTCGTCGTCGCTCGTCGTCGGGGCGGACGCCCCCCGGACCTTCCGCAGGTGGGAGTGGACCGCCCGGTGGGTCACGAAGTCGCGCCGGAGCGCCTCGACGTCGACGTCCGCGCGTTCGAGTCTCGACTCGGCCCGTCCGCGTTCGCCCCGGTCACGTCGTCGTCGGACAGCAGCCGATACGTCTCCGCGACCGTCCGGTCGGATCGGGGTACGCCGGCCGTCGAGAGCGCCGCCTCCAGGCGTGAACTTCCGCCGTGCCAATCCTTATCCTCCCTCCGGCCGAACCGTCGACCATGGTCGACGTAGCAATCGTCGGCGGCGGTCCCGCCGGGCTGAGCGCGGCGCTGTTCACCGCGAAGAACGGACTGGACACCGTCGTCTTCGACACCGACGAGACCTGGATGCACAAGGCGCACCTGTTCAACTACCTCGGGATCCGTAGCATCGCGGGCGACGAGTTCATGGCGGTCGCGCGCGGACAGGTCGCGGACCGCGGCGCAGACCTCCGGGCGGGCGAGGAGGTGACCGGCGTCGAATCCACCGACGACGGCTTCCGCGTGACGACCGACGACGGCGAACACGACGCGCGCTACCTCGTGCTCGCGACGGGCACCGACCGGGAGTTCGCGGAGCGCCTCGGCTGCGACACGGACGGCGACACGGTCGCCGTGAACCTCAGCATGGAGACGAGCGTCGAGAACGTCTACGCGACGGGCGCGCTCATCCGCGACCAGGAGTGGCAGGCCGTCATCTCGGCCGGCGACGGCGGCGCGGCGGCCCTCGACATCCTGAGCAAGGAGAAGGGCGAGCACTTCCACGACTTCGACACGCCCGCCGACGTGCCGGAGCTGTAGCGGTCGACCCCCGTCCGTTCACGACGGCGATCGACGCGGCGAGCCGTCCGAACGGCGCTCGGTTCGGCGTCGACTTTCGAATCCAGCGTCTCGACCGGACCCGACTTCACGATCCGGCGTCGACCGCGCCGTCCGACCGCGGACCGACGCTCGACGATGGCAGGGCCGCCGCGCTTCGTCCGACACCGGAACGATCGCGGCGGTGATCGCCGGATCCGCGCGCCCCCGGCGGTTTAGTTCTCGTAACCGCAACGGGAGTAAATCGGGCGCGTGTACGTACCGGTACACATGGACCGCTGGGCATACGGGCTCCTGTCGCTGCTCGCGCTCGCGACGGTCGGCGTCGGCGCGTTGACGACGCCGAAGCCCCTGGATGCGTTCCTCGTCGAGAGCACCGGACAGTTCGTGACGACGACGCTCGCGATGGCGTGGATCACGTGGTGGGCGCTGGTCCTCGGGTTCGCCATCGCCGGCGGCGTCGAGGCGTGGGTCTCGAAGGACCGGATCGCCGACTACCTCGAGGGCCACGGTCCCCGCGAGATCGGCGCGGCGACGTTCTTCGGGTTCGTCTCCTCGTCGTGCTCCTACAGCGCCATCGCGACGGCGAAGAACCTGTTCAAGAAGGGCGGTTCCGCGGCGGCCACCGTCGGCGCGTTCATGTTCGCCTCGACGAACCTCGTCATCGAGATCGGGGTGATCATCTGGATCCTGCTCGGCTGGCAGTTCCTGCTGGCGGACTTCGTCGGAGGGCTCGTGCTCATCGCGCTGATGGCGCTCGGGTTCGTCTACCTCGTTCCCGACGAACTCGTCGAGCGGGCGCGGCGCAACGCGATGGACGACGAGGAGCCGACCGCGCGGGACCCCGTCTGCGGGATGGAGGTGAACCCGGAGGAGACCGACTACGCCACCGAACACGACGGGCGGACCTACTACTTCTGTTCGCGAGCCTGTAAGGACGGTTTCGATCCCGAGGAGGCCAACACGACTGTTCGCGAGCAGGCAACGTCGCTCTCGGGGTGGAAGGCCCTCGCCGACAAGCAGTGGAAGGAGTGGGGGATGCTCTGGGACGAGATCGCCATCGGCTTCGTCTTCGCCGGCCTCATCGCCGGGTTCATCCCCGAGTCCGTGTGGACGAGCCTCTTCGCCGGCGGCGAGTCGGGCGCGCCGGTGTTCGTCCTCTGGACGGCCGCGCTCGGCGCGGTCATCGGTGTCGCGACGTTCGTCTGCTCGGTGGGCAACGTCCCGTTCGGGACCGTCCTCTGGACGCGCGGGCTGCCGTTCGGGTCGGTGCTGAGCTACATCTACGCCGACCTCATCGTCCCGCCCATCGTCGAGGCCTACCGGGAGTACTACGGGACGACGTTCGCCGCCGTCCTCTCTGCGATGATCTTCGTCGCGGCGGTCGTGACGGGGGTGCTCGTCCACTTCCTGTTTCTCGCGCTGGGGCTCGTCCCCGATCCGTCCACCGCAGAGATCGCGGAGGTGAAGATCGAACTCAACTACAAGCTCGTCCTGAACGTCCTCGCGACGGCGTTCTTCCTGTTTCTCTACTGGCTCCACCGACGCGAGTCGGTCGGGAGCGGGGAGGGATCGATGGCGACCTCCGCGGACTGAGATCGGTTCCGGGTCGTCCGCCCCTCCGACGGGCCGATCCTCCGACTCCGGCCCTTCGACGCTCGGACCCGCCGCCGACCCGTCGGATCGAACGAGAATATTGTGCAGACGACCCATTTATGTGAATCGACGACCAACGTCGCGTATGAGCTACCGAATGCAACGGCGGGTGGACGACGAGTTCGATCGGGTCGTCTCGCGAACCGAGGCGGCGCTCTCGGAGGAGGGCTTCGGCGTCCTCTCGGACATCGACGTGCGGGCGGCGTTCGAGGAGAAACTCGGTCTCGAGGGCTACCCGCGCTACCGGATCCTCGGGGCGTGCAACCCCGCGCTCGCGCGCGAGGGACTGGACGCCGAACCCGACCTCGGGGCGTTGCTACCGTGCAACGTCGTCGTCCGCGAGGACGGATCGGGCGAGGTCGTGGTGAGCGCGGTCGATCCGGGCGCGATGCTCTCGGTCGTCGAGAACCCCGCGCTCGACTCCATCGCGGACGACGTCGACGAGCGCTTCCAGCGCGTGCTCGACGCCGTCGCCGCCGGCGACTGAGCGGATCGCGGTCGGTCCTCCCGTCCTCCTCGACGGCGAATCACCGTCCCCGCCGACGGCCCTTCACGCTCTCAGCTCTCTCTCGAACGCGTGTAGTACGGCTTCGTGGTAGTATCACGCCTCCGCATATCTATCTGGAATGTGACTGTTTCGGGGAACCATTTCAAAATATCGTCGTATTATGCCGTTTTCGGTACTGTTAACGACGAGATATTTAGCGGCAGGACCGTAATTAACCGCTCTTCGACGGTGCGGGGACGATGATCGTCACTCCGATACGTGTTTCATAACGTTCCGACCGATTTCTGCAGATTTCAGTTACTGTAACTAACTATAGATAACCACCTAGAATGGACCCTCGTGACCGCGTAATACTCAGGTGAATTTGATTTGACGAAGTACCGGACGCACACGAAGGAAACACAACGCTATCGGACGAATTCATGAGCGATTCAACAGACACGGACGCATCGAACGACATCCCGGAGCCGGAGATGAGTACGGCGTCGCGGCGAACCTTCCTGAAGGGGAGCGGCGTGGTCGGCTCGGCCGCCCTCCTCGGGGGCGCGGGCATGGGGGGTGCGAACCTCCTCGACGGCGACAATCAGGGGACGGTCCCCGACGAACCGGACGACGGCGGCGAGGTCCGCCACTTCACGGTCCACGCCGTGGAGGTCGACCTCGTCTACAACCGCTACGGACTGCACCAGCCGAACGCGGCGGTGTACGTCCTCGAGGAGAACCTCGCGGAGGCGTGCGCGGCCTCCGGCGAGGTCCCGTGCGGGAACAACGTCGTCCTGGAGGACTCGCCGTTCTGCGACGACCTCCCGGAGATCGAAGGCGGCCACCGCGGTCACCACGACTGGTGTCCGCACCACGGGAAGGGTCACCACGGAAAGGCCCACCACGACCACCAGCACGGCGAGGATCCCGACCACCGTCACGCACACGGTGAGGACCACCACGGTGACGGTCACCACGATGAGCGGGCCCACCACGACCACCAGCACGGGGATCACCGCCACCACGACCACCCCCACGGCGACGATCACCACCGGGAACGCCGGGGGAAGCACCACCACCACGAGAAGGACGATCAGGGGAAGAAACACGGGCACGGGGGGAAGAAACACCGCGGAACGCATCACCACGGGGAGAAGAAGCGAAAGAAGCGAAAGAAGGATGACGTGGAGACGCGCGTCCTCCAGCCGCTCGTGCTCCGCGCGAACCAGGGCGACATCATCGAGATCGAGTTCGTGAACCACCTCGACCGCCACGCCTCGATGCACCAGACCGCCCTCCCCTACGACGTCGAACTCAACGACGGGATGGACGTCGGGTTCAACCCGAACACGACCGTCCCGCCGGGCGAGTCGATCACCTACCGCTGGCACGCGGCGCAGTTCGGCGGTCACTTCTTCCTCGACGGGGCGAACCAGGTGTACGACAGCGCCGAGGAGCCGCCGCAGGTGGCGAACCTGCTCTCGCGCGGCCTGTTCGGGACGGCGGTCGTCTACCCCCAGGGGACGACCTACACGGACCCGTACACGGGCGAGGAGGACCCGGTCAGCGTCCAGGCGGACATCCACGTTCCGGAGGACCTGTCCCAGGAGGCGATCGACAACGGCTTCGTTCCGGGCGTCAGCTACCGCGAGGTCGTCCTGCACTACCACACGCCGGAGGGCATCGTGACCTCTGACGGCGGGCAACTCACCTGGCCCGACAGCGACGAACCGCAGATGGTCCACGCGATCAACTACCGGGCCGATCCGACCGGGAACCGGATCGATCCGGACAACTGCCCGGCCTGTGATTCATCCGAGTTCTACAGCTCGTGGATCCACGGCGACCCCGGCGGCGGCGATCAGGTCTACCCGATGTACGTCGGCGATCCGGTCAGGACCATCTCCGTCGGCGCGTCGGTCGAGGAGAACCACGTCCACCACCTCCACAACCACCGCTGGAAGGAGGTGCCGCCGGACGACGACTCCGACACGATCGACTCGCAGACGATCGGACTCGGTGCCGTGTACGACCAGTCGCTGGTCCCCGCGTTCGGAACGCCCCGGGCGGCCATCGACGACTTCCAGACGGTCCGCCCGGACATGACGTACGCCGAGGCGTTCCAGGTCGGGGCCGGAGGTGCCCACGGCAACGCCGGAGACATCCTGTTCCACTGTCATCTCTTCCCCCACTACGGCGAGGGGATGTGGGGCATGCTGCGCGTGCTGGACAAGGAACAGAAGGGGCTGAAGACGCTCCCGACCAACGAGCCGCCCATCCCGAAGGACTCCGACATCCCCGGGTATCCGGACTTCATCCCCGGCGAGTTCGGCATCGGTCCGCCGTTTCCGCCGTACGGGGCCGCCGGTCTCGAGGAGTTCCGCGACCCCACCCCGGCGGAGCGAAAGGCGCTGACCCGGAAGGGAGAGATCATCCCGGGCGCGCCGTACACCGACCCGTGCGATCCCGAGATCGACGTTCCCGGCTACGACGGCCCGGACGTGGCGATCGAGGGGCAGAAGCGCGAGTACACCATCGTCGCGCTGCGAGCGGACGTCGTCTACAACGACGCCGGACACCACGACCCCGAGGGGCGGGTGTTCGTCCTCGAGGAGGACGTCGAGGCCGTGAAGTGCGGCGACATGAACCCCGAACCCCTGGTGATCCGCGCGAACGTCGGCGACTGCGTCGAGATCACCCTCAAAAACGAGATCGAGGAGGACGTGATCCCCGTGCCGACCGTCGGCAAACCGGACAAGTCCGGCGGGAAGTCGAACCACATCCACTTCGTCTCCTACGACGTGCTCGGATCGGACTCGCTCGCCAGCGGGTTCAACTACAACCAGCAGTCGCTCCCGGAACAGGAACTGCCGCTCCGGTGGTTCCCGGACGAGGAGGGGACGATCTTCTTCCACGACCACATCACGGGCGTCGAGAACGTCATGAACGGAACGTTCGCCCAGCTCATCATCGAGCCGCCGGAGTCGGAGTGGCTCGACCCGCACACGGGCGAGCCCATCTGGAGCGGAACGCAGGCCATCATCCAGAACCCGAACGGCGAGGACTTCCGCGAGTTCGCGCTCCTGTACCAGGACTTCGCGCAGCTCGTCGACCGCGACGGGGAGTTCATCAACAACGACCGGGAGCACAACGAGAACGCCGGGACGATGGCGATCAACTACCGGAACGAGCCGTACTTCATCCGCGACGAGGGCGATCCCGCCTACGTCCACAGCTCGTTCGTTCACGGCGATCCGGCGACGCCCACCCTCGAAGCCTACGAGAACGACCCCGTCAGGTTCCGGTTGTTACACGCCGCCTACGAGGAGCAGCACAACTTCACGATCTACGGTCGCAAGTTCGAGCCGGAGGGGCTCGACCCGCAGGACGCGGTGTCGCAGGTCATCGGGACGTCCGAGGCGTTCACCATGGACCTGCAACCCGAACAGGAGGAACCCGGGCTGGAGACGCTGACCGAGAACCCGGCCGGGCTCCCCATCCGCGATTACCTCTACGGGTCGACGGTCGTCGACGACCTCTGGACGGGGATGTGGGGGATCCACCGCGTCTTCGGCGCGAAGGTCCCGCACCTCCACCCGCTACCGGACCGCGGGGCACCGAAGGGGAAGATCACCCGCAAGGAGCTGAAGGAACTGGGCCACCCGGCCGCGTTCGACGACCGCGCGACGATCGGCCACGAGGCGAAGCTCCGCTACGACGAGGACGACGACCGGGCGTTCCCGCCGGACAAGGACGAGCGCCACAACCGGAGCATCCCCGAGAGCCCGCCGCCGATCGCGCCGCGTCCCGGCGATCCGTGTCCGGAGCAGGCCCCGGATCGGGTGTTCGACGTCACCGCCTTCCGGACCACGATCGAGTACAACGATCACGGCGACCAGGACCCGCTCGGGATCGTGTTCGCGATGGACAGGCACGTCGAGGACATCGAGGCCGGTCGGCGCAGGCCGACGCCGCTTACGCTCTGGGCAAACGAGGGCGACTGCATCCAGGTCAACCTCACCAACCGCCTGCCGGCGGCGATCGACGAGGAGGACCTGGAGGAGGACCTGCTCGCGTTCCTCGAGGACCTGCTCGACGACGTGGACCTGCACCCCGAGGACCTGCGAGACGCGCTCGCTACGTCCATCGAGCGCGGGGCGTCGCCCGAGGAGTGCGACGAGATCGTCGAGCGGTTCAGCGACGCGCTCTCCGACGACCTGATCGACCGGATCGAGGCGAAGGTCAGGGAGTTGCTGGAGCGGTTCGAGGGCGACGGGCTGAACAACGACCACGCCCACCCGAAGATGCGCATCGAGCGCCCCTGGAACCGCTCCGAGCGGATCTCGCTGCACCCCACGCGCCTCACCTACAACGTGCTGGGGTCCGACGGCGCGACGATCGGGTTCAACTGGGACCAGACGATCCCGCCCGGCGAGACCATCACCTACCGGTGGCTCGCCGACGAGCCGATCGGCACGAGCGTCCTCTGGGACAACGCGGACATCCGGAGCAACCGCCACCACGGCGCGTACGGCCGGATCATCATCGAGCCCGAGGACGTGGCGTTCGCGGATTCGAGCACCGCCGAACCCCTCATCCAGGGGCTGAGTCAGTCCGCGATGGTGAAGGACCCGGACGGCGAGGACTTCCGCGAGTACGCGCTCGCGTTCGCCGACGCGCAGTACATCGTCAACGAGGACCCGGACGCGCCGTGCGTCGTCCCGCCCGGACCGGACGCCGAGGGGGAGACGGGCGAGGGCGAGGAGCCGGACCCGTGCAACCAGATCCCGGACGACACCGAGGATCAGGGGTACCTCGGTGTCAACTACCGGTGTGAGCCGTTCATCCGGCGGTTCGACGAGGACCCCGACCCGTGGCAGGTGTACGACTCCGAGATCCACGGCGACCCTGCGACGCCGCTCCCGCGGGCGCTGCTCGGCGACCCGGTCGTCTTCCGCGTCCACAAGACCGCCGACAAGGCGCGCGGGCTCTCGTTCCACCTCGCGGCCCACCAGTGGAACCGCTTCAGGAACGTCGAAGCGTCCGAGGACATCGGCGTGGACGACCGGTTCACGGTCGGCAAGGCCGACCGGATCGAACCGTTCGGCGGGGCCGGCGGGCTGGCCGAGAGCACCGGCGACTTCGTCTACCAGGAGCTGAAGGAGCGCCGTCGGCTCGAAGCCGGCGCGTGGGGTATCTTCCGCGTCCGCGACAGCCTCGACGACTTCCAGCGGCTGATGCAACCACTGCCGGACAAGACTGCCGACGTGCCGCTGACCGAGCGCCCCGGCTGGGAAGTCGCGCACGGCGATCTGGCCGGCGACGGGACGCGGGACACCCTGATCGGCGTACCGTCGAGCGACATCAACGGCGTTAACGCGGGTGCCGCCTACCTGTTCGTCGGCCCGCACGGGCCGATCACGGATCTCCTCGACGCCGACGTGCAGTTCCTCGGGGCGACCCACGGCGAGCAGGCCGGACAGGCCGTGGACATCGTCAGGAACGGCGACGGGGGTCGCTCCGTCGTCGTCATGAGCGAGAGCGGGAAGCACACCGTCCCCGTCACGGAACTCCGGCGCGGGACGATGGACCTGGGGAACCTGTAGCCGGGCGGTCGCGGCGCGCCGGCCCGCGCTCTCCCCGTCCTCGCGACGTGAGCGGCGGGTGAGTCCACCCCGACGCGTTAGAGCGCGTTCGCGCCGCTGTGCGTACTCCTCTCTCGAAAAGAACGGGAGCGGCTTCCGATACCGCTGTCAGCAGTCCTCCTCTACCTCGAGTTCGACCGTCTTCTCGACGGTGAGTTTGGGGTCCGCCTCGACGCAGACCTCCTCCTCGAGTTCGACTTCCACCTCCTCGACGGCGCGGATCTGCCCTCGGACCTCCCCCGCCGGGTGCTCTTCCGTGTGAACGTTCACGTAGGCCCCGCCGTCGGCCATGGCCTCGATCAGCGCGCGGAGCGGCTTCCCGGCGAGCGGGCCGACCAGATCGTCCGCCCTGATCGAACCCTTTGCGAGGAGGCCGTTCTCCGTGACGCCCTGTTCGAGCGGCGCGACGAACTCGCCCTCCTCGTCCTCCTTCCCGAAGAGGAAGGCGACGACGGGGCCGTTCTCGCCGCGCTCGCCGAGGTGGATGTGCGCCTGCGTCACGTCCTTCACGTTCGCGACGAGGAGCGCGTAGTGGATGTGGAGACCGCCGTGTTTCGCGACCTGGAAGACCGCAGCGCCCTTCCCCTTCGTCTCGACCGGCGGGACCTCCTCGTCCCCCGTGAGCGTCCCCGCGCTGAACACCGGCCCTCGCTTGGCGTGTCCTTTCCTCCCGTGTTCCTTCTTCTCGTGTTCTTTCTCGTCGTCCGATCCCTCGGTCGCACCGATCGATTGCGTACCCAGCCCCGCGCCGGCGACCGTTCCGGCACCGACGAGTTTGAGTACGGTTCGTCTAGACGTGTCCATTGTATTTCTCCTCCGACGAGTCGTACGCTCCGACGAGTGACTAAATTGTTATACGGTAATCGGCGTGACAGAATGACTGTGCGGGTACCGGTACATCCACCGTATCGATCCGTTAACCGCCTCGTCGTGGGCGAATTTCCCGACCTCGGGATCGACCGACCGCTCGACGCTACCGGGCGTAACGAGACGGTAACCGGAGTCCTCCCAGGCGACGTCACACGTTCCTGACGGTCCTGTCCGTCGAGTGATTCATCGGAACTGGCGTTGGGGCGGTACCGCCCGATCGCAGGCGAGGCACGGGGTCGGACGTGCGACGAGGTAGGTACCGAAGACAGTAGCAGGGGTCGGCCGGGACGAGACTATCGGGAACCCAGCGATACGCTACGGACCGCGTGGGGGAGACCGGCCGACGTGCCCGTCGTCGGGTCGTCGGCGGCGTCACGTGCTATCGTTCGCCGCCGACGAACTGTGCCTTCGTCGGACGCGTAATGAACTTTCTGGTAATTGTGACTGTTTCTACGGCGTACCGATCTGGCGTTCGCGGCGGCGGTGCCGATCGAACGGCTCGAGAGACTGTCCGGCGGGAGACGGGGGAGACGATCAGAGCCCCGTCGGGTAGAGTTCGGGTACCGTCTCGCGCGTCGCGTGGAGGCGAAGCGGGTGGAGCGCGCGTCTCGTCGGCGTGGACGAACGCGTCGTACCGCTCCGGGAGCACGGTCGGCACGTAGTTCGCCGCCTCGCGGTTCGGGTGGTAGACGACGCCGATCGCCCGGTGGCCGCGCTCGTCGGCGAGCGGGGTACCCGCCGCGAGGTCGTCGGAGAGCAGGAGTCGGAAGCGATCGGGACGCTCACCGGACGATTCGCGACAGAACCCGCGCTTCCGCCTTCTGGAGGTGCTCGCCGACCGTCGACTGGCTCAGTCCGGCCGCCTCGGCCACCTCGGCGAGCGTGGCGCGCCGCGGAACCTCGTAGTACCCCCGATCGACGGCGATCGAGAGCACCCGGTACTGGCGGTCGGTCAGCAGTGAGGCGAGTTCCCGTGCCCCGGGGCGGTACTCGCCCGTCTCGAGGAGGCGCACGTCGACGACGTCGGCGACGGCGTCCAGTGCGCGCTCCAGCGACTCGGCGTCGCCGACGAGCGTCGCGTGGA
The window above is part of the Halomarina pelagica genome. Proteins encoded here:
- a CDS encoding erythromycin esterase family protein, giving the protein MLSDDLAAGTPLADERGHRAIGVVYHPNREAANYVPTVLPERYDAFVHADETRAPPASPPRDARDGTRTLPDGALIVSPVSRRTVSRAVRSAPPPRTPDRYAVETVTITRKFITRPTKAQFVGGER
- a CDS encoding CHRD domain-containing protein — translated: MDTSRRTVLKLVGAGTVAGAGLGTQSIGATEGSDDEKEHEKKEHGRKGHAKRGPVFSAGTLTGDEEVPPVETKGKGAAVFQVAKHGGLHIHYALLVANVKDVTQAHIHLGERGENGPVVAFLFGKEDEEGEFVAPLEQGVTENGLLAKGSIRADDLVGPLAGKPLRALIEAMADGGAYVNVHTEEHPAGEVRGQIRAVEEVEVELEEEVCVEADPKLTVEKTVELEVEEDC
- a CDS encoding multicopper oxidase domain-containing protein, which encodes MSDSTDTDASNDIPEPEMSTASRRTFLKGSGVVGSAALLGGAGMGGANLLDGDNQGTVPDEPDDGGEVRHFTVHAVEVDLVYNRYGLHQPNAAVYVLEENLAEACAASGEVPCGNNVVLEDSPFCDDLPEIEGGHRGHHDWCPHHGKGHHGKAHHDHQHGEDPDHRHAHGEDHHGDGHHDERAHHDHQHGDHRHHDHPHGDDHHRERRGKHHHHEKDDQGKKHGHGGKKHRGTHHHGEKKRKKRKKDDVETRVLQPLVLRANQGDIIEIEFVNHLDRHASMHQTALPYDVELNDGMDVGFNPNTTVPPGESITYRWHAAQFGGHFFLDGANQVYDSAEEPPQVANLLSRGLFGTAVVYPQGTTYTDPYTGEEDPVSVQADIHVPEDLSQEAIDNGFVPGVSYREVVLHYHTPEGIVTSDGGQLTWPDSDEPQMVHAINYRADPTGNRIDPDNCPACDSSEFYSSWIHGDPGGGDQVYPMYVGDPVRTISVGASVEENHVHHLHNHRWKEVPPDDDSDTIDSQTIGLGAVYDQSLVPAFGTPRAAIDDFQTVRPDMTYAEAFQVGAGGAHGNAGDILFHCHLFPHYGEGMWGMLRVLDKEQKGLKTLPTNEPPIPKDSDIPGYPDFIPGEFGIGPPFPPYGAAGLEEFRDPTPAERKALTRKGEIIPGAPYTDPCDPEIDVPGYDGPDVAIEGQKREYTIVALRADVVYNDAGHHDPEGRVFVLEEDVEAVKCGDMNPEPLVIRANVGDCVEITLKNEIEEDVIPVPTVGKPDKSGGKSNHIHFVSYDVLGSDSLASGFNYNQQSLPEQELPLRWFPDEEGTIFFHDHITGVENVMNGTFAQLIIEPPESEWLDPHTGEPIWSGTQAIIQNPNGEDFREFALLYQDFAQLVDRDGEFINNDREHNENAGTMAINYRNEPYFIRDEGDPAYVHSSFVHGDPATPTLEAYENDPVRFRLLHAAYEEQHNFTIYGRKFEPEGLDPQDAVSQVIGTSEAFTMDLQPEQEEPGLETLTENPAGLPIRDYLYGSTVVDDLWTGMWGIHRVFGAKVPHLHPLPDRGAPKGKITRKELKELGHPAAFDDRATIGHEAKLRYDEDDDRAFPPDKDERHNRSIPESPPPIAPRPGDPCPEQAPDRVFDVTAFRTTIEYNDHGDQDPLGIVFAMDRHVEDIEAGRRRPTPLTLWANEGDCIQVNLTNRLPAAIDEEDLEEDLLAFLEDLLDDVDLHPEDLRDALATSIERGASPEECDEIVERFSDALSDDLIDRIEAKVRELLERFEGDGLNNDHAHPKMRIERPWNRSERISLHPTRLTYNVLGSDGATIGFNWDQTIPPGETITYRWLADEPIGTSVLWDNADIRSNRHHGAYGRIIIEPEDVAFADSSTAEPLIQGLSQSAMVKDPDGEDFREYALAFADAQYIVNEDPDAPCVVPPGPDAEGETGEGEEPDPCNQIPDDTEDQGYLGVNYRCEPFIRRFDEDPDPWQVYDSEIHGDPATPLPRALLGDPVVFRVHKTADKARGLSFHLAAHQWNRFRNVEASEDIGVDDRFTVGKADRIEPFGGAGGLAESTGDFVYQELKERRRLEAGAWGIFRVRDSLDDFQRLMQPLPDKTADVPLTERPGWEVAHGDLAGDGTRDTLIGVPSSDINGVNAGAAYLFVGPHGPITDLLDADVQFLGATHGEQAGQAVDIVRNGDGGRSVVVMSESGKHTVPVTELRRGTMDLGNL